In Scleropages formosus chromosome 10, fSclFor1.1, whole genome shotgun sequence, a single genomic region encodes these proteins:
- the LOC108928789 gene encoding uncharacterized protein C11orf53 homolog isoform X1 has translation MLPYVHISAVVTCCHVLYSTYSAPHAVVSPVPQTVCIHAAMCLFLLAVLIHAVSCPLLVPDILPCLYAMNPISFIVPKYFHMSSVPFIAPHMLPGCYSLKRPFIHGTEFSSSHYPSKPPTTEAYSFPLEGKPLTYDPSSTTNYPMDKDNYYPEPFGEYRSSTYPTAAGALFTPSLSSLIPAYSGDPAHVFLRESWEQPEADPGNQMEGFCTEVLAPVPAQSSSVISTSPEPGSPSQCRTSGRSTGLPSPQLYPLQPLEEAHYSAAYLHHHSYTGAPYSTVSTDHTSRMPPLSIEEPDSTTATHSNAHCWANDDTGSSWSLYEFRKAF, from the exons ATGCTGCCGTATGTTCACATTTCAGCTGTTGTCACATGCTGCCATGTCTTGTATTCCACTTACAGTGCCCCACATGCTGTTGTATCTCCTGTTCCACAGACAGTCTGCATACATGCAgcaatgtgtctttttttactTGCTGTCCTCATACATGCTGTCTCCTGTCCCCTCTTAGTCCCTGACATACTTCCATGCTTGTATGCTATGAATcccatttcatttattgttcCTAAGTACTTTCATATGTCTTCTGTTCCATTTATAGCACCCCACATGCTTCCCGGCTGCTACAGCCTGAAGAGGCCCTTCATCCATGGGACGGAGTTCAGTTCCTCCCATTATCCAAGCAAGCCACCGACCACTGAAGCTTACTCATTCCCACTGGAGGGCAAGCCTCTCACCTATGACCCATCTTCCACAACAAACTATCCCATGGACAAGGACAATTACTACCCAGAACCCTTTGGGGAATATCGCAGTAGCACCTACCCCACTGCAGCTGGTGCCCTGTTCACCCCATCACTTTCTTCTCTGATTCCAGCATACTCTGGAGACCCAGCCCATGTATTTCTG AGAGAGTCCTGGGAACAGCCAGAGGCAGATCCAGGGAACCAGATGGAGGGCTTCTGCACTGAGGTACTGGCCCCTGTGCCAGCGCAATCCTCATCTGTGATATCCACGAGCCCAGAGCCCGGAAGCCCCTCACAGTGCCGGACGTCAGGACGGAGCACAGGCCTACCCTCCCCGCAGCTGTACCCACTCCAGCCTTTGGAGGAGGCACACTACTCTGCTGCCTACCTTCACCACCACAGCTACACTGGAGCCCCTTACTCAACAGTCTCTACTGACCACACATCAAGAATGCCCCCACTTTCCATCGAGGAGCCTGACAGCACCACAGCTACACACAGTAACGCCCACTGTTGGGCTAACGATGACACTGGTAGTTCTTGGTCTCTGTACGAATTCCGGAAGGCCTTCTGA